Proteins encoded within one genomic window of Bacillus thuringiensis:
- a CDS encoding methyl-accepting chemotaxis protein has product MLRSLRLKIAVVFSVLISMMFVILGTAMYQLQKEKEVRSLDQYSQNTMDLVTEQLTTFVQRTDEDMGYYANSEMVRNMLQDGVTPEEEAFLTKEFSEYKKNHPGILDLYIGTKDKKTLSANLAEGGQVPEGYDPTTRPWYKDSEADVKKVHWGQPMYEIATGKLSVGVSKAITAQDGSVLGVVAMDVSLGTIQKLLHNIQYNNGGEMFIINDKNMALVYPEKIGKDVSKEPLVKSLNKDVTKYAVTTLKGEDVVAYSQSFDLMKWKIGIFYPKETIDGLLNSMRNTVIIMACISLFVAIVASYLFSRRLARPLQLLTNHVQKVAEGDLTLQMKVTSKDEVGELTNHFNHMVEQMNEMVSKIKNSVSTVQQSTNNLHYLTNETVAASREVSGAMDDVSGGASTLANSVDEVSEQLENMIQSVEQMNSSVGEIKGVAGKAEEASKQGLNTMRNLVRTREQSSSIVVHTEEASGKLEQRVGSIQNVVELIKGISDQTNLLALNASIEAARAGEQGKGFAVVAEEVRKLAEQSKEATVEIATMIGDVQVEVRRVVEVVSKLKDIADIQNNVTTEAEAEFRTIMSVVNTISTSVEQIVEEVHNIGHEQGEITAVMHTIAGTSQESAAVSEEVNAATESQVNHLEKVAHTMESLTEHMRDLERLVEQFKIEE; this is encoded by the coding sequence ATGTTAAGAAGTTTACGTTTAAAAATTGCGGTAGTATTTTCGGTACTTATTTCTATGATGTTCGTAATATTAGGTACAGCTATGTATCAATTACAGAAAGAGAAGGAAGTGCGCTCCTTAGACCAGTATTCTCAAAATACGATGGATCTTGTGACAGAGCAACTTACGACATTTGTTCAAAGAACGGATGAAGATATGGGGTATTATGCGAACAGTGAGATGGTTCGTAATATGCTTCAAGACGGAGTTACTCCAGAAGAGGAAGCTTTTTTGACGAAAGAGTTTTCGGAGTATAAAAAGAATCATCCTGGCATTTTAGACTTATATATTGGTACGAAAGATAAAAAAACATTAAGTGCCAATCTTGCTGAAGGTGGACAAGTGCCAGAAGGATATGACCCAACGACAAGACCTTGGTATAAAGACTCAGAAGCTGATGTGAAAAAGGTTCACTGGGGACAACCTATGTATGAAATTGCAACAGGTAAGCTAAGTGTGGGAGTTTCTAAAGCAATTACAGCTCAAGATGGATCTGTATTAGGTGTTGTGGCGATGGATGTATCGCTCGGAACAATTCAGAAATTACTTCATAATATTCAATACAATAACGGCGGAGAAATGTTTATTATAAATGATAAAAATATGGCTCTTGTTTACCCAGAGAAAATCGGGAAAGATGTTTCGAAAGAGCCACTTGTGAAGAGTTTAAATAAAGATGTAACAAAATATGCTGTCACTACATTAAAAGGTGAAGATGTAGTTGCGTATAGTCAGTCATTTGATTTGATGAAATGGAAGATAGGAATTTTTTATCCGAAAGAAACGATTGATGGGCTATTAAATAGTATGAGAAATACAGTCATTATAATGGCATGTATTAGCCTATTCGTTGCAATCGTAGCTTCATACTTGTTCTCAAGAAGATTAGCAAGACCACTGCAACTATTAACGAATCACGTTCAAAAAGTAGCAGAAGGTGATTTAACGTTGCAAATGAAAGTGACGAGTAAGGATGAAGTTGGAGAACTGACGAACCATTTTAATCATATGGTTGAGCAAATGAATGAGATGGTAAGCAAAATTAAAAATAGTGTATCAACCGTGCAACAATCAACGAATAATCTACATTATTTAACGAATGAAACTGTAGCAGCTAGTAGAGAAGTGTCAGGTGCAATGGATGATGTAAGCGGAGGAGCATCCACTCTTGCGAATAGTGTAGATGAAGTTTCAGAGCAACTTGAGAATATGATACAGTCAGTGGAACAAATGAATAGCTCCGTTGGTGAAATAAAAGGAGTAGCTGGTAAAGCAGAAGAGGCATCTAAGCAAGGATTGAATACGATGCGAAATTTAGTTCGTACAAGAGAACAATCCTCTTCAATTGTCGTTCATACAGAGGAAGCATCTGGAAAGTTAGAGCAACGAGTTGGATCGATTCAAAATGTTGTAGAGCTTATAAAAGGTATTTCGGATCAAACAAATTTACTTGCTTTAAATGCTTCGATCGAGGCGGCACGTGCGGGTGAACAGGGTAAAGGCTTTGCTGTTGTTGCTGAAGAGGTTCGAAAATTAGCAGAACAATCAAAAGAAGCAACAGTAGAAATTGCGACGATGATTGGTGATGTTCAAGTAGAGGTAAGACGAGTTGTAGAAGTTGTAAGTAAATTGAAAGACATTGCGGATATACAAAATAATGTTACGACAGAGGCAGAGGCGGAATTCCGTACAATTATGTCAGTTGTAAATACGATTAGTACTTCAGTGGAACAAATTGTAGAAGAGGTACATAACATTGGTCATGAGCAAGGAGAAATTACAGCGGTCATGCATACGATTGCTGGTACGAGTCAAGAAAGCGCAGCTGTTTCTGAAGAAGTGAATGCTGCAACTGAATCACAAGTGAATCATCTAGAAAAGGTAGCTCATACAATGGAAAGCTTGACGGAGCATATGAGAGACTTAGAAAGGTTGGTTGAGCAATTTAAAATAGAGGAATAA
- a CDS encoding SpaA isopeptide-forming pilin-related protein, which produces MERKMVGKWFSFFSALIILLGIAMPQVKAEVMNRETYKMDWSYSNSKQREIKTEIIKTASGSIAYCLTPDLRSPNGEDLPEMGKTSDAVYRVLLNGYPQKSPSELGAATTEEAHYATQLAVWIAANELTEEDLVAKNERVHNLMKRLVEASKKETGSQDVFFKVNPVDSQTATQKGDYLETGFYAVQTNAVSGSYTILPENAPKGLRIINENGEEKSILSINEKFKILIPKNTSSGNFKMKVKSTLTNLQAIAFKGSEKVQNTTVLLQRNSEKISTDLVVNWESVGSLKIMKLGEKKEVLKGAVFEVSNENFKQNVTTNDKGIAELGNLPIGIYSVKEIQAPAGYVLDGSVKKIEVKTGETAVLELKNENVKGELEITKVDVADGNTKLPNAEFTIYNEQGKEVVKGRTDEKGVAKFKLPYGKYTYKETIAPNGYVINEETFAFEIKENGEIIKHIVQDKKVEGELEITKVDVADGNTKLPNAEFTIYNEQGKEVVKGKTDEKGIAKFKLPYGKYTYKETIAPNGYVINEETFAFEIKENGGIIKHIVQDKKVEGELEITKVDVADGNTKLPNAEFTIYNEQGKEVVKGKTDEKGIAKFKLPYGKYTYKETIAPNGYVINEETFAFEIKENGEIIKHIVKNKKEEKASLPSKPNKPTPNGEVKPSADVKQVQQPNTHNEVRLPATGGVGNEFTALFVLGISFIIAGAYVLRMKNRKEM; this is translated from the coding sequence ATGGAACGAAAGATGGTAGGAAAATGGTTTAGTTTTTTTAGTGCTCTTATTATTTTATTAGGAATTGCAATGCCACAAGTAAAGGCAGAAGTAATGAACAGAGAAACATATAAAATGGATTGGAGCTATAGTAATTCGAAACAGCGTGAAATAAAGACAGAAATAATTAAAACGGCTTCGGGTAGTATTGCGTATTGTTTAACGCCTGATTTACGTTCTCCCAATGGAGAGGATTTGCCTGAAATGGGGAAAACATCTGATGCCGTATATCGTGTTTTATTAAATGGATATCCTCAAAAAAGCCCATCTGAATTAGGTGCAGCGACAACGGAAGAAGCGCATTATGCTACACAATTAGCAGTATGGATTGCAGCAAATGAATTAACGGAAGAAGATTTAGTTGCAAAAAATGAACGTGTACATAATCTTATGAAGCGTTTAGTAGAGGCTTCAAAGAAAGAAACTGGATCACAAGATGTATTCTTTAAAGTTAATCCTGTAGATTCACAAACTGCTACACAAAAAGGTGATTATTTAGAAACAGGATTTTATGCAGTACAAACAAATGCGGTATCTGGCTCTTATACAATTCTTCCTGAAAATGCTCCTAAAGGGCTTCGAATTATAAATGAAAATGGAGAAGAGAAAAGCATATTATCAATTAACGAAAAATTCAAAATCTTAATCCCGAAAAATACGAGTAGTGGTAATTTTAAAATGAAAGTGAAGTCTACTTTAACAAATTTACAAGCAATAGCTTTTAAAGGATCAGAAAAAGTTCAAAATACAACGGTATTGTTACAAAGAAATAGTGAGAAAATCAGTACAGATTTAGTTGTAAATTGGGAATCAGTAGGATCTTTAAAGATTATGAAATTAGGAGAAAAAAAGGAAGTATTAAAAGGAGCGGTGTTTGAAGTATCTAATGAAAACTTTAAACAAAATGTTACGACTAATGATAAGGGGATTGCAGAATTAGGGAATCTTCCAATCGGTATATATAGCGTCAAAGAAATTCAAGCGCCAGCTGGATATGTGTTAGACGGAAGTGTTAAAAAAATTGAAGTGAAAACTGGTGAAACTGCTGTATTAGAGCTGAAAAATGAAAATGTAAAAGGTGAATTAGAAATAACAAAAGTAGATGTAGCGGATGGGAATACGAAATTACCAAATGCAGAGTTTACAATCTACAACGAACAAGGGAAAGAAGTAGTAAAAGGGAGAACGGATGAAAAAGGTGTAGCGAAATTTAAACTACCATACGGAAAATACACGTATAAAGAAACGATAGCGCCAAATGGATATGTAATAAATGAAGAGACATTCGCATTTGAAATAAAAGAGAATGGAGAAATTATTAAACATATCGTCCAAGATAAGAAAGTAGAAGGCGAGTTAGAAATAACGAAAGTAGATGTAGCGGATGGAAATACGAAACTGCCGAACGCAGAATTTACAATCTACAACGAACAAGGGAAAGAAGTAGTAAAAGGGAAAACGGATGAAAAAGGTATAGCGAAATTCAAATTACCATACGGAAAGTACACGTATAAAGAAACAATAGCGCCAAATGGATATGTAATAAATGAAGAGACGTTCGCATTTGAAATAAAAGAGAATGGAGGAATTATTAAACATATCGTTCAAGATAAGAAAGTAGAAGGTGAGTTAGAAATAACGAAAGTAGATGTAGCGGATGGGAATACAAAATTACCAAATGCAGAGTTTACAATCTACAACGAACAAGGGAAAGAAGTAGTAAAAGGAAAAACGGATGAAAAAGGTATAGCGAAATTCAAACTCCCATACGGAAAGTACACGTATAAAGAAACAATAGCGCCGAATGGATATGTAATAAATGAAGAGACGTTCGCATTTGAAATAAAAGAGAATGGAGAAATTATTAAACATATTGTAAAAAATAAGAAAGAAGAAAAGGCATCGCTTCCTTCTAAGCCAAATAAGCCAACACCGAATGGAGAAGTGAAACCTTCCGCTGATGTGAAGCAGGTGCAACAACCTAATACTCATAATGAAGTGCGTTTACCAGCTACTGGCGGCGTCGGCAATGAATTTACCGCTTTATTCGTTTTAGGAATTAGTTTTATTATTGCAGGTGCTTATGTGTTAAGGATGAAAAATAGAAAAGAAATGTAG
- a CDS encoding MTH1187 family thiamine-binding protein — MAIVDVSIIPVGTGNPSVSEYVAEVQKVLEKNADRVKYQLTPMNTVIEGDLPVILEVIQQMHEVPYTKGAQRVATTIRIDDRRDKVSTMEKKLNSVRSKL, encoded by the coding sequence ATGGCAATTGTTGACGTATCGATTATTCCAGTAGGAACAGGTAATCCAAGTGTTAGTGAATATGTAGCAGAAGTACAAAAGGTGCTAGAGAAAAATGCAGATCGCGTGAAGTATCAATTAACACCAATGAATACAGTTATTGAAGGAGATCTTCCTGTCATTCTAGAAGTTATTCAACAAATGCATGAAGTTCCATATACGAAAGGTGCACAGCGCGTTGCAACAACAATTCGTATCGATGATCGTCGTGATAAAGTAAGTACAATGGAGAAGAAATTAAACTCTGTTCGATCAAAATTATAA
- a CDS encoding D-alanyl-D-alanine carboxypeptidase family protein, with protein MKRTTVMIVMIATLFTGMIFFSYAQRQQAVRADQPSITGQYGITIDADTGEILYGKREDERSYPASIAKMMTTLLLLENVKEDEEITVTENAIKTESQSKKIKLRAGEKLKRDEALKLMLIISADPIAESIAEHIAGSKNEFVKMMNARAKELGTKHATFKNASGADALGNKVSPYDIAMITKEALKYPVVLEYMNSTRTTLHTSERSPNIANYGREELYDDPYAIGSKSGLSALGKYTVVTVDEKDGKRVINVVLSSTRTQLYPDTKKMAHYAFQQLK; from the coding sequence ATGAAACGAACAACAGTTATGATTGTAATGATTGCTACACTTTTTACAGGGATGATTTTCTTCTCTTATGCACAAAGACAACAAGCTGTAAGAGCCGATCAACCTAGTATTACTGGGCAATACGGAATTACAATCGATGCAGACACAGGTGAAATTTTGTATGGAAAACGTGAAGATGAACGCTCTTATCCAGCTAGTATAGCCAAAATGATGACAACCCTTCTCCTACTAGAGAATGTAAAAGAAGATGAAGAAATTACAGTTACAGAAAACGCGATTAAAACAGAAAGTCAAAGTAAGAAAATTAAGCTTCGTGCTGGGGAAAAGTTAAAGAGAGATGAGGCATTAAAGCTTATGCTTATCATTAGTGCAGACCCAATAGCCGAATCCATCGCAGAACATATTGCAGGATCAAAAAATGAATTTGTAAAAATGATGAATGCTAGAGCGAAGGAACTTGGTACAAAACATGCGACTTTCAAAAACGCAAGTGGTGCTGATGCACTAGGAAACAAAGTATCACCATATGACATTGCTATGATTACGAAAGAAGCATTGAAGTACCCAGTTGTTTTAGAATATATGAATTCAACGCGTACAACTCTACATACTTCAGAACGCTCTCCAAACATCGCAAACTATGGACGAGAAGAACTATATGACGATCCATATGCAATTGGAAGTAAAAGCGGTCTATCAGCACTCGGAAAATATACGGTCGTAACAGTGGATGAAAAAGACGGTAAACGCGTCATTAATGTTGTATTATCTTCTACTCGCACGCAACTATATCCTGATACGAAGAAAATGGCACATTACGCATTTCAGCAATTAAAATAA
- a CDS encoding proline dehydrogenase family protein, whose translation MEQLMRNSFLFLSKNKALTKLAKKYGLRFGAGRFVAGETIELATAAIKQLNKQGLCVTIDYLGEFVDNEAEANEMANQSIEAIRAIGREGLDSQLSLKMTSMGLDISDEIVMNNMRRILEAAKENGVFVTIDMEDYTRCGKTIDIFKQLKSEYDNIGTVIQAYLYRTEKDMEELNAYSPNLRLVKGAYKEPEEVAFPDKKDVDDNYKKIIKMHLLNGNYTAIASHDEAIIEYTKKLAEEHNIPRDQFEFQMLYGIRNERQLELVKEGYKMRVYVPYGNDWYGYFMRRLAERPANVAFVLKGMVKK comes from the coding sequence ATGGAACAATTAATGCGAAATTCGTTTCTTTTCTTATCTAAAAATAAAGCGCTAACAAAACTGGCTAAAAAGTACGGTTTACGCTTTGGTGCAGGTCGCTTTGTCGCAGGGGAGACGATTGAATTAGCGACGGCAGCTATTAAACAATTGAACAAGCAAGGTCTTTGTGTAACAATCGATTATTTAGGGGAATTCGTTGATAATGAAGCGGAAGCAAATGAAATGGCTAACCAATCGATTGAAGCAATCCGTGCAATTGGAAGAGAAGGTCTTGATTCGCAGCTTTCTTTAAAGATGACTTCTATGGGATTAGATATCTCTGATGAAATCGTAATGAACAATATGCGCCGTATTTTGGAAGCTGCCAAAGAAAATGGTGTGTTTGTTACAATTGATATGGAAGACTATACACGCTGTGGGAAGACGATTGATATCTTTAAGCAGTTAAAGTCTGAATACGATAATATTGGTACTGTTATTCAAGCTTATCTGTATCGTACAGAAAAAGATATGGAAGAATTAAATGCTTATAGTCCTAATTTACGTCTTGTAAAAGGAGCTTATAAAGAACCTGAAGAGGTAGCGTTCCCGGATAAGAAAGATGTAGATGATAACTATAAAAAAATTATTAAAATGCACTTATTAAATGGAAATTATACTGCAATTGCTTCACATGACGAAGCGATTATTGAATATACGAAAAAACTTGCCGAAGAACACAACATCCCAAGAGACCAATTTGAGTTCCAGATGTTATATGGTATTCGCAATGAGCGTCAACTTGAGCTAGTAAAAGAAGGTTACAAAATGCGTGTTTATGTGCCTTATGGAAACGACTGGTATGGCTACTTCATGCGTCGTCTAGCAGAGCGTCCAGCAAACGTTGCGTTCGTATTAAAAGGTATGGTTAAAAAATAA
- a CDS encoding TrmB family transcriptional regulator: MLQKFGFSQYESQAYEVVVSSNEPLDATTIVKHSGVPKAKIYEVLARLIDKGMVMDSVSEKKKMYTALPLKLAIEKLTTEFQSNIKELETTISKKSFTDDRVWSLKMQSSIRVQSKELIKSAKESIRISAWNDTLLEYLPLLEEKAKQGVTTESLIVGNVETDLENMHFLIPAEEPNALERYLLLIVDDREILFAGVEQESWQAMKTMSQPFVKFFTEFFYHDVALAKITQKHHDLFMEDEEIKSLLMKLRY; this comes from the coding sequence ATGTTACAAAAATTCGGTTTCTCACAATATGAAAGCCAAGCTTACGAAGTTGTCGTATCAAGCAACGAACCATTAGATGCTACAACGATTGTGAAGCATTCTGGTGTGCCAAAAGCAAAAATATATGAAGTGCTAGCACGCCTGATCGATAAAGGAATGGTAATGGATTCTGTTTCGGAGAAGAAAAAGATGTATACAGCATTACCACTCAAGCTAGCAATTGAAAAATTAACGACAGAATTCCAATCCAATATTAAAGAATTGGAGACAACTATATCGAAAAAATCATTTACAGATGACCGTGTGTGGAGCTTAAAAATGCAATCTTCTATTCGCGTTCAAAGTAAAGAACTTATCAAAAGTGCAAAAGAATCGATTCGCATTTCAGCTTGGAACGATACTCTTTTAGAATATCTTCCGTTATTAGAAGAAAAAGCAAAACAAGGCGTCACAACCGAATCCCTTATCGTTGGAAACGTAGAAACAGACTTAGAAAACATGCATTTTCTAATCCCAGCCGAAGAACCTAACGCGCTAGAGCGATACTTACTGCTCATCGTTGACGACCGCGAAATTTTATTTGCTGGTGTAGAGCAAGAGTCATGGCAAGCGATGAAAACAATGTCACAACCTTTCGTGAAGTTCTTTACAGAATTTTTCTATCATGACGTTGCACTTGCAAAGATTACCCAGAAACACCATGATCTCTTTATGGAAGATGAAGAAATTAAGAGTTTGTTGATGAAGCTGAGATACTAA
- a CDS encoding YuzL family protein: MAKLKKNPSKAGISAASVTGNAGPHNHGVEKGRQGNNQQYKKHNMGEK, from the coding sequence ATGGCAAAACTTAAGAAGAACCCTTCAAAGGCTGGAATTAGTGCAGCAAGCGTAACTGGAAATGCAGGTCCGCATAATCACGGTGTAGAAAAAGGCCGTCAAGGTAATAATCAACAATATAAGAAACATAATATGGGCGAAAAATAA
- a CDS encoding YusU family protein translates to MSEKFNEQFDGLLEKYTELLLGESNEERKEQVQKWALYSYIAKTMPALVKHWNETYPDAKEEMVQLITDIKRLNEEKRNEQ, encoded by the coding sequence ATGAGTGAAAAGTTTAACGAACAATTTGATGGGTTATTAGAAAAATACACGGAACTACTACTTGGAGAGAGCAATGAAGAGAGAAAAGAACAGGTGCAGAAGTGGGCACTGTATTCTTACATAGCGAAGACGATGCCGGCTTTAGTGAAGCATTGGAATGAGACGTATCCCGATGCGAAAGAAGAGATGGTGCAGTTAATTACTGATATTAAAAGGCTGAATGAAGAAAAGAGAAATGAGCAATAA